A region from the Catellatospora sp. TT07R-123 genome encodes:
- a CDS encoding PP2C family protein-serine/threonine phosphatase gives MEHDPRHRALLRLLELTHLARGDDVAGCVSTALAPLDLAATCYLVDQEQQQLHPLPVPGTTVAARPLAVDGTVAGRAYALVRAQPGEGHRRWLPLVDGTERLGVVELVPGPAADLDGLDDWAQTFTNLVGHLVAVKLPYGDTLHQTRRTRPMTVAAELLLGMLPPLTFTDDRLVLSCLLQPSYDVGGDGFDYALDGPYARFHVLDAMGRGLSAAVMAVTALAAIRSARRDGHGLVAMARAADEALREQFGRAGFATAVLADLDVDTGQLRYLNAGHPPPLLLRAGKAVRELGDGRRLPLGLDEGIPALGREQLEPGDRLLLYTDGVVEARDPDGDLFGTARLIDHAEQAAQAQLPAPETLRVLSRHLLAFQSAPTRDDATLLLLDWTPTPPRRAVPPSPTAGSLPS, from the coding sequence GTGGAGCACGACCCGCGCCACCGCGCGCTGCTGCGGCTGCTGGAGCTGACCCACCTGGCCCGCGGCGACGACGTGGCCGGGTGTGTCAGCACCGCGCTCGCACCGCTGGACCTGGCCGCCACCTGCTACCTGGTCGACCAGGAGCAGCAGCAGCTGCACCCGCTGCCGGTGCCCGGCACCACCGTGGCCGCCCGGCCGCTGGCGGTCGACGGCACGGTCGCCGGACGGGCCTACGCGCTGGTCCGGGCGCAGCCCGGCGAGGGGCACCGCCGGTGGCTGCCACTGGTGGACGGCACCGAGCGGCTCGGCGTGGTCGAGCTGGTGCCCGGCCCCGCCGCCGACCTCGACGGCCTCGACGACTGGGCGCAGACGTTCACCAACCTGGTCGGCCACCTGGTCGCGGTCAAGCTGCCGTACGGCGACACGCTGCACCAGACCCGGCGCACCCGGCCCATGACCGTCGCGGCGGAGCTGCTGCTGGGGATGCTGCCGCCGCTGACCTTCACCGACGACCGGTTGGTGCTCAGCTGCCTGCTGCAACCCAGCTACGACGTCGGCGGCGACGGGTTCGACTACGCGCTGGACGGGCCGTACGCCCGATTCCACGTGCTCGACGCGATGGGCCGGGGGCTGAGCGCCGCCGTGATGGCGGTGACCGCGCTGGCCGCGATCCGGTCGGCCCGCCGCGACGGGCACGGGCTGGTCGCGATGGCCCGCGCCGCCGACGAGGCGCTGCGCGAGCAGTTCGGCCGGGCCGGGTTCGCCACCGCCGTGCTGGCCGACCTGGACGTCGACACGGGGCAGCTGCGCTACCTCAACGCGGGGCATCCGCCGCCGCTGCTGCTGCGCGCGGGCAAGGCGGTCCGCGAACTCGGCGACGGGCGGCGGCTGCCGCTCGGGCTCGACGAGGGCATCCCGGCGCTCGGCCGGGAGCAGCTCGAACCCGGCGACCGGCTGCTGCTGTACACCGACGGCGTCGTGGAGGCCCGCGACCCCGACGGCGACCTGTTCGGCACCGCCCGCCTCATCGACCACGCCGAGCAGGCCGCCCAGGCCCAGCTCCCCGCCCCGGAGACCCTCCGCGTCCTGTCCCGCCACCTCCTGGCCTTCCAGTCCGCCCCCACCCGCGACGACGCCACCCTCCTGCTCCTCGACTGGACCCCCACCCCGCCCCGCCGCGCCGTCCCCCCATCCCCCACCGCCGGCTCCCTCCCCAGTTGA
- a CDS encoding thioredoxin domain-containing protein — MAEVDLDRHWYGADDAPVTLVEYGDFECPYCGAAAPVLRRLVDTSGGAVRLVFRHFPLFTTHAFALTAALAAEASGDKFWQMHDLLFAHQHRLTDADLAGYARQIGAGEVTGAAAQAHRPEVEADYTSGVDAGVRGTPTLFADGRLYSGKVELNALHRALGLP; from the coding sequence GTGGCTGAGGTCGATCTCGACCGGCACTGGTACGGAGCCGACGACGCGCCGGTCACGCTGGTGGAGTACGGCGACTTCGAGTGCCCGTACTGCGGGGCGGCCGCGCCGGTGCTGCGGCGGCTCGTCGACACCTCCGGCGGGGCGGTGCGGCTGGTGTTCCGGCACTTCCCGCTGTTCACCACGCACGCGTTCGCGCTGACCGCCGCCCTGGCCGCCGAGGCGTCGGGGGACAAGTTCTGGCAGATGCACGACCTGCTCTTCGCCCACCAACACCGGCTCACCGACGCCGACCTGGCCGGCTACGCGCGGCAGATCGGTGCCGGCGAGGTCACCGGTGCGGCCGCGCAGGCCCACCGGCCCGAGGTGGAGGCCGACTACACCAGCGGCGTCGACGCGGGGGTACGCGGCACCCCGACACTGTTCGCCGACGGACGCCTGTACAGCGGAAAAGTCGAGCTCAACGCCCTGCACCGCGCACTCGGCCTCCCCTGA
- the nhaA gene encoding Na+/H+ antiporter NhaA: MSARTAALPPRPGPAPRVSIPVPHVSYPLQRFLATEAGSGLLLLVATVVALVWANIPGGGYEQFWHTEASVRVGDAGITLDLRHWVNDLAMALFFLTVGLEISRETTVGELRRPRAVLVPVLGALGGLILPALIYLAFNPTGPPAMGWGIPVSTDTAFLVGILALFGPRCPDQLRLFLLTLAIADDIGAITVMAVFYTAHVSVPALLAALALVLVLAGLRWARVWQLQPYVLVGLLLWAAVYASGVHPTLAGVLVGLLVPATPVEPEQAERLRFYGRAVLERADAARARLAASAARATVPPNDRLQDALHPVSAYLVIPVFGLANAGVRLDGETLRRAATSPVTIGIVAALVIGKTVGISAGAAVALRTGLGELPGRVRYGHLIGGALLAGIGFTIALFITDLAFTDPELREQAKIGVLAGSLLAAVLGSLALRCLGERLPLCTSDDSGAMPALPTGPWRDPTLP; the protein is encoded by the coding sequence ATGTCGGCCCGCACCGCGGCGCTGCCGCCGCGCCCCGGACCAGCGCCCCGGGTGTCCATCCCGGTGCCGCACGTGTCGTACCCGCTCCAGCGGTTCCTGGCCACCGAGGCGGGCAGCGGCCTGCTGCTGCTGGTGGCCACGGTGGTCGCGCTGGTCTGGGCGAACATCCCGGGCGGCGGGTACGAGCAGTTCTGGCACACCGAGGCGTCGGTGCGCGTCGGCGACGCCGGGATAACGCTGGACCTGCGGCACTGGGTCAACGACCTGGCGATGGCGCTGTTCTTCCTCACCGTCGGCCTGGAGATCAGCCGCGAGACCACCGTGGGGGAGCTGCGGCGGCCCCGAGCCGTGCTGGTGCCGGTGCTCGGGGCGCTCGGCGGCCTCATCCTGCCCGCCCTGATCTACCTGGCGTTCAATCCGACCGGCCCCCCGGCGATGGGCTGGGGCATCCCGGTCTCGACCGACACGGCGTTCCTGGTCGGGATCCTGGCGCTGTTCGGGCCGCGCTGCCCGGACCAGCTGCGCCTGTTCCTGCTCACCCTGGCCATCGCCGACGACATCGGGGCGATCACCGTGATGGCCGTGTTCTACACCGCGCACGTGTCCGTGCCCGCGCTGCTGGCCGCGCTGGCCCTGGTGCTGGTGCTGGCCGGGCTGCGCTGGGCCCGGGTATGGCAGTTGCAGCCGTACGTGCTGGTCGGGCTGCTGCTGTGGGCGGCCGTGTACGCCTCGGGCGTGCACCCGACGCTGGCCGGGGTCCTGGTCGGGCTGCTCGTGCCCGCCACGCCGGTCGAGCCGGAGCAGGCCGAGCGGCTGCGCTTCTACGGCCGGGCCGTGCTGGAACGCGCCGACGCCGCCCGCGCCCGGCTGGCCGCCTCGGCGGCACGGGCCACGGTGCCGCCCAACGACCGGCTCCAGGACGCGCTGCACCCGGTCAGCGCGTACCTGGTGATCCCGGTGTTCGGCCTGGCCAACGCCGGGGTGCGGCTGGACGGCGAGACGCTGCGCCGGGCGGCGACCTCGCCGGTGACCATCGGTATCGTGGCGGCTCTGGTGATCGGCAAGACCGTCGGCATCAGCGCCGGAGCGGCCGTGGCGCTGCGGACCGGGCTGGGCGAGCTGCCGGGCCGGGTCCGGTACGGGCACCTGATCGGCGGGGCGCTGCTGGCCGGGATCGGGTTCACCATCGCGCTGTTCATCACCGATCTGGCCTTCACCGACCCCGAGCTGCGCGAGCAGGCCAAGATCGGGGTGCTGGCCGGGTCGCTGCTGGCCGCGGTGCTGGGTTCGCTGGCGCTGCGCTGCCTCGGCGAGCGCCTGCCCCTGTGCACCTCGGACGACTCCGGCGCCATGCCCGCCCTCCCTACCGGCCCCTGGCGCGACCCCACCCTCCCCTGA
- a CDS encoding DUF2306 domain-containing protein translates to MTATAAPVRVRRKVGFWWFALSAAAIAVFAALPYLTSSLPSLAEADNGLAANYAHRPATVQFALYAHIVGAALALLLSPLQFAARLRERAPRLHRVVGRTVFGAIMVGGAAGLVLAPFSSAGIAGTLGFGALAVLWVGSAVTALRAIRGGDVEAHRQWMVRTFALTYAAVTLRLWLPVLIVAQVAAAGVDGQTAFDRAYLVVPFLAWVPNLLVAHWWLRRR, encoded by the coding sequence ATGACGGCCACGGCGGCACCGGTCCGGGTGCGGCGGAAGGTGGGCTTCTGGTGGTTCGCGCTGAGCGCGGCGGCGATCGCGGTGTTCGCCGCGCTGCCGTACCTGACCAGCTCACTGCCGAGCCTGGCCGAGGCGGACAACGGGCTGGCCGCCAACTACGCGCACCGCCCGGCGACCGTCCAGTTCGCGCTGTACGCCCACATCGTCGGCGCCGCGCTGGCGCTGCTGCTGTCGCCGCTGCAGTTCGCGGCGCGGCTGCGCGAACGCGCTCCGCGCCTGCACCGGGTGGTCGGGCGGACCGTGTTCGGCGCGATCATGGTCGGCGGCGCGGCGGGGCTGGTGCTGGCGCCGTTCAGCAGCGCCGGGATCGCCGGCACGCTCGGGTTCGGCGCGCTGGCGGTGCTGTGGGTCGGGTCGGCGGTGACGGCGCTGCGGGCGATCCGGGGCGGCGACGTCGAGGCGCACCGGCAGTGGATGGTGCGCACGTTCGCGCTGACGTACGCCGCCGTCACGCTGCGGCTGTGGCTGCCGGTGCTGATCGTGGCGCAGGTCGCGGCCGCCGGGGTGGACGGGCAGACGGCGTTCGACCGGGCGTACCTGGTCGTGCCGTTCCTGGCCTGGGTGCCCAACCTGCTGGTCGCCCACTGGTGGCTGCGGCGCCGCTGA